The DNA window CTTCGGGACGGGGAGTTCTACTACAAACTCGGCAAGTTCGAGTCAGACGCTGCCTGCAAGCGGACGATCGATCAGATCCCGCGTCTGGAGACCGGTTCCACCTATGCAACGCTCTACGCCCCGCTCGAAAAGACTCCGTTCATCCCTCAGGTGATTGTGATCATCGCCAACCCGTTTGCGATGCTGAAACTGGCCCAAGCCTCCCTGTACCACCTCGGCGGCCGGCTGCACCCCTCATTCGCCGGGATCCAGTCAGTCTGCGCCGATGTGACCGCCAACACCTACCTCACCGGAGCGGTCAACATCTCGCTCGGCTGCGACGGGTCACGGAAGTTCTCGGGGATCGCCCCTGACGAGATGGTGATGGGTTTTCCAGCAGAACAGCTCGGCGAGATCGTCGACGCATTGAAGATCGTCTGCGCCGCACCAGGTTCGCAGAAGAAATAAAAATAG is part of the Methanosphaerula palustris E1-9c genome and encodes:
- a CDS encoding DUF169 domain-containing protein; its protein translation is MITLSKTVDYAAGAAALISLLGLSGSPVAIRFAATKEAVPEGIDEVPETIRHCSMVNLARKEGKIFSATAEKHLCNGGAWSLGLRPITQSLRDGEFYYKLGKFESDAACKRTIDQIPRLETGSTYATLYAPLEKTPFIPQVIVIIANPFAMLKLAQASLYHLGGRLHPSFAGIQSVCADVTANTYLTGAVNISLGCDGSRKFSGIAPDEMVMGFPAEQLGEIVDALKIVCAAPGSQKK